From Tindallia magadiensis, a single genomic window includes:
- a CDS encoding PhnD/SsuA/transferrin family substrate-binding protein — protein MKKKKSKYFRFFFLSLFFGLVFLGKTVDVSATFDSTDPSYTIGILSFTTKEETFEKWGALETYLTEEIGGTSFQVKPLYYEEIDEAVATNQIDFVFTNPAHYIALSKDNQLPGPMATLIELYHHEPQSAFGGVIFTKADPEAPQTLQNLRGKRISAVSQNSLGGYQAAAYELTKEGLDPSRDVEMIFTGMPHHLAVKEVLEGNAEVGFVRTGVIESMIDQGLVRAEDLQILNPQNRETTPFLSTELYPEWPFVALPHVNPMVSKQVAAALFSMEPDSITAQEVGIYGFGIPSSYLNVEEMMRALRVPPFDTAQPVRAIDIWTQYRDMILLALVLGLTLFVYSGLKLHGGMIAEKKNRELEALMVQLKAAQVDLQQAKEEAEQASQVKSQFLANMSHEIRTPMNGIIGFLTLLEETDTSQQQQEYIDDIKTSSKTLLKLINDILDLSKIESGKVELEHIPYHLPSTIQETVEIHRPWAQNKEIELSLHLHPGFPQQVKGDPMRLFQIVNNLVSNAIKFTENGQVTVNGRMKEQEKHRATVEISVQDTGIGISEEAQPNLFDVFSQADSSNTRKYGGTGLGLAITRDLIKRMNGTIDVHSKLGEGSTFRVTFPVEIDDGVSNSQKAIADEAPAGSEETRESILEQLIKDTGFDRATASSLLEEGIQSCFELSSTALETFHSSDLPKAKEQLHAIKGLAGNLRMTSISQWAAEGEEMTKKEDFQNLYPCLLKIHQRLEKWQS, from the coding sequence ATGAAAAAGAAAAAAAGCAAATACTTTCGGTTTTTCTTCTTATCCCTCTTTTTCGGTCTAGTCTTCTTAGGAAAAACCGTTGATGTTTCAGCAACCTTTGATTCCACTGACCCTTCCTATACCATTGGAATTTTATCCTTTACAACAAAAGAAGAAACCTTCGAAAAGTGGGGAGCACTGGAAACTTACCTGACGGAAGAAATAGGTGGAACTAGCTTCCAGGTAAAACCCCTTTACTATGAAGAAATAGATGAAGCGGTAGCGACAAATCAAATTGATTTTGTTTTTACAAACCCAGCACATTATATTGCTTTAAGCAAAGACAACCAATTGCCCGGTCCTATGGCAACTTTGATTGAACTCTATCATCATGAACCCCAATCTGCTTTTGGTGGTGTTATTTTTACAAAAGCAGATCCAGAAGCTCCACAAACCCTTCAAAACCTTCGTGGAAAACGAATTAGTGCGGTCAGTCAAAATTCTCTGGGAGGTTATCAGGCCGCTGCTTATGAGCTTACAAAAGAAGGTCTGGACCCTTCACGGGATGTAGAAATGATTTTTACCGGTATGCCCCATCACCTTGCGGTAAAAGAGGTGCTGGAAGGAAATGCCGAGGTAGGGTTTGTTCGTACCGGTGTGATTGAAAGTATGATTGATCAGGGCCTTGTCCGTGCGGAGGATCTGCAGATTCTTAATCCACAGAATAGGGAGACCACTCCCTTTCTTTCAACAGAGCTTTACCCAGAATGGCCGTTTGTTGCTTTGCCTCATGTAAATCCTATGGTTTCCAAACAGGTAGCGGCGGCTCTCTTTTCCATGGAGCCAGACAGCATAACGGCTCAGGAGGTTGGTATCTATGGTTTTGGAATACCTTCCAGCTACCTTAACGTGGAGGAAATGATGCGGGCGCTTCGAGTACCACCCTTTGATACAGCTCAGCCAGTTAGAGCCATTGATATATGGACTCAGTATCGAGATATGATCCTGTTAGCATTAGTACTAGGGTTAACGCTCTTTGTCTATAGTGGTCTGAAACTCCACGGTGGAATGATTGCAGAGAAAAAGAACCGGGAGTTGGAAGCTTTGATGGTTCAACTAAAAGCTGCCCAGGTGGATCTTCAGCAAGCCAAGGAAGAAGCGGAGCAGGCCAGCCAGGTAAAAAGTCAGTTCTTGGCTAACATGAGTCATGAAATCCGCACCCCTATGAACGGTATTATTGGGTTTTTAACGTTATTAGAAGAAACGGACACCAGCCAGCAACAACAGGAGTATATTGATGATATCAAGACTTCCAGCAAAACCTTATTAAAGCTGATCAATGATATTTTGGATTTAAGCAAAATAGAATCCGGTAAGGTTGAACTGGAGCATATTCCTTACCATCTTCCGTCCACCATTCAAGAGACCGTAGAGATTCATCGTCCCTGGGCTCAGAACAAAGAAATAGAACTGTCACTTCATCTTCATCCCGGATTTCCCCAGCAGGTTAAAGGTGATCCGATGCGTCTGTTTCAAATCGTGAATAATTTGGTAAGTAATGCTATTAAGTTTACTGAAAACGGGCAGGTCACTGTCAACGGTCGAATGAAAGAGCAAGAGAAACATAGGGCTACTGTCGAAATCAGCGTCCAGGACACGGGGATTGGTATTTCAGAGGAAGCACAGCCAAACTTGTTTGACGTCTTTTCCCAAGCCGATTCTTCGAATACCCGGAAGTACGGAGGTACTGGATTAGGTCTTGCCATTACCCGAGACCTTATTAAACGGATGAATGGTACCATTGATGTTCATAGTAAGCTTGGGGAGGGCAGCACTTTTAGGGTAACTTTTCCCGTAGAAATAGATGATGGAGTTTCAAACAGCCAGAAGGCTATAGCCGACGAAGCTCCCGCAGGATCTGAAGAAACCCGCGAGAGCATTCTGGAACAATTGATAAAAGATACTGGGTTTGACCGGGCTACTGCAAGTTCTTTGCTGGAAGAAGGGATTCAGTCTTGTTTTGAGCTCAGTTCTACTGCCCTTGAAACCTTCCACTCAAGCGATCTTCCGAAAGCGAAAGAACAGCTTCATGCGATCAAAGGCTTAGCCGGAAACTTAAGAATGACTAGTATTTCTCAATGGGCTGCCGAAGGAGAAGAGATGACTAAAAAAGAAGATTTTCAAAACCTGTACCCCTGTCTCCTAAAAATTCACCAAAGGCTTGAAAAATGGCAATCCTAA
- a CDS encoding alanine/glycine:cation symporter family protein, producing the protein MEGLFGVVEYLNSLLWGPPMLALLLGTGIWFTFRLRFVQVRKIKLVFKKTFGDVFKKSEKADEHGMSSFQALATAIAAQVGTGNLAGVGTAIAAGGPGAVFWMWLSGFFGAGTIFAEAILGQTYNQRVDGQKVGGPAYYIKHGLGSPALAAFFAVSIIIALGFIGNMVQSNSVSDSMNAAFGIPHIVLGIITAIVVGAIVMGGISRIASFAVTIVPIMAGVYILGCLVIIFRNLGEVIPAFQLIIQSAFNPMAATGGVVGVTVKEAMRYGIARGLFSNEAGMGSTPHSHAIAKVAHPSQQGFVAIMGVIIDTLVVCTFTALIIIITGTYETGLVGIQLTQQSFAIGLVGFGEYFIAISLFFFALSTIIAWYYFGEGNIKYLFGQKAIRAYQVIVLVCIVLGTLIEVEDVWELADLFNGLMVIPNLIALLGLSAIVIKSLENYESSDLDK; encoded by the coding sequence ATGGAAGGTCTTTTTGGAGTGGTAGAGTATCTCAATAGCTTGTTGTGGGGTCCTCCCATGTTGGCGCTTTTGCTTGGTACTGGCATTTGGTTTACGTTTCGCTTGCGTTTCGTTCAGGTTCGTAAAATTAAACTGGTTTTCAAAAAGACATTTGGAGATGTGTTTAAAAAGAGTGAGAAGGCGGATGAACATGGAATGTCCTCTTTTCAAGCCTTAGCAACGGCCATCGCGGCACAGGTTGGTACAGGAAACCTGGCGGGTGTTGGAACAGCCATTGCAGCCGGTGGTCCGGGAGCTGTTTTTTGGATGTGGTTGAGTGGTTTTTTTGGTGCCGGAACTATTTTTGCCGAGGCAATCCTTGGTCAAACTTATAATCAGCGAGTAGATGGTCAAAAGGTAGGGGGACCTGCTTATTATATAAAGCATGGTCTCGGAAGTCCGGCTTTAGCTGCTTTTTTTGCGGTTTCTATTATCATCGCCTTAGGTTTTATTGGAAATATGGTCCAATCTAATTCTGTATCAGATTCCATGAATGCGGCTTTTGGTATTCCTCATATTGTACTGGGAATCATAACGGCTATTGTTGTTGGCGCCATTGTGATGGGTGGAATTTCACGAATCGCCTCTTTCGCCGTTACCATTGTGCCAATCATGGCCGGAGTTTATATTCTTGGATGCTTAGTCATCATTTTTAGAAATCTTGGTGAAGTTATTCCTGCTTTTCAGTTAATTATTCAAAGTGCTTTTAATCCGATGGCTGCCACCGGCGGAGTAGTTGGTGTGACTGTCAAAGAAGCCATGAGGTATGGTATTGCGCGAGGGCTTTTTTCAAATGAAGCTGGAATGGGTTCCACACCTCATTCTCATGCCATCGCTAAGGTAGCTCATCCTTCTCAGCAGGGTTTTGTCGCTATTATGGGTGTTATTATTGATACCTTGGTTGTCTGCACTTTTACTGCCTTAATTATTATTATTACTGGAACTTATGAAACCGGACTGGTAGGCATTCAGTTGACTCAACAAAGTTTCGCCATTGGTTTGGTTGGTTTTGGTGAATACTTTATCGCTATTTCTCTCTTTTTCTTTGCCTTGTCCACCATTATTGCCTGGTACTATTTTGGAGAAGGAAATATCAAATACCTTTTTGGTCAAAAGGCGATTCGTGCCTATCAGGTAATTGTTTTAGTGTGCATTGTTCTTGGTACCTTAATTGAGGTAGAGGATGTTTGGGAGCTTGCCGACCTGTTTAATGGGTTAATGGTTATTCCAAATCTAATTGCTTTACTTGGCTTAAGTGCCATCGTTATCAAGAGTCTTGAAAACTATGAATCTAGTGATTTAGATAAATAA
- a CDS encoding nitroreductase family protein encodes MSTRTFDYEILKEVKDRWSPRAFDPERSVSEEDLMGVMEAARYAPSCFNEQPWHYIVAMKGEKAYSQILDALVEANREWASQAPVLMIITSKKQFAKNNKDNRWHLFDAGTSWGFLSLEANRRGLQTHAMAGFSVDRIREAFELDEGISIIAAVAMGYYGNKEDLNPALQKKEAPGLRKSIKEIMNRP; translated from the coding sequence ATGTCAACCAGAACCTTTGACTATGAAATTCTAAAAGAAGTTAAGGATCGGTGGTCGCCCAGAGCCTTTGATCCAGAAAGGTCTGTATCCGAGGAAGATCTAATGGGTGTTATGGAAGCCGCACGGTATGCACCTTCCTGCTTTAATGAACAACCCTGGCATTATATTGTAGCTATGAAGGGGGAGAAAGCCTACTCCCAAATACTAGATGCTCTTGTAGAAGCCAACCGGGAATGGGCATCTCAGGCACCGGTGCTAATGATCATTACCTCGAAGAAGCAGTTTGCTAAAAACAATAAAGACAATCGATGGCATCTTTTTGACGCCGGTACTTCCTGGGGATTCCTTAGCTTGGAAGCAAACCGAAGAGGGTTGCAAACTCATGCCATGGCTGGCTTTAGCGTGGATCGAATTCGGGAAGCCTTTGAGCTTGATGAAGGGATATCAATTATTGCGGCTGTTGCCATGGGTTACTATGGGAATAAAGAAGACCTGAATCCAGCCCTTCAAAAGAAAGAGGCCCCTGGATTACGTAAATCGATCAAAGAAATAATGAACCGTCCTTAA
- a CDS encoding bacteriohemerythrin → MMWKERYRIGVETIDEQHEELFQRVQDFLAVINGSEAWEDRKAKVEETMRFMEDYAGRHFSDEEKLFQEINYPEADSHKKAHADFAKMVKEYKERFKNGMMEDDVQEFGGRLMSWLIMHVGKEDQKLGDFINREV, encoded by the coding sequence ATGATGTGGAAAGAAAGATATCGAATTGGCGTTGAAACCATTGATGAGCAGCACGAGGAATTATTTCAGCGAGTACAAGACTTTTTAGCCGTTATCAATGGTTCGGAAGCGTGGGAAGATAGAAAAGCAAAAGTGGAAGAAACCATGCGCTTTATGGAAGATTATGCTGGCAGACACTTTAGTGATGAAGAAAAATTATTTCAGGAGATTAATTATCCGGAAGCAGACTCTCACAAAAAAGCCCATGCAGATTTTGCGAAAATGGTGAAGGAATATAAAGAACGATTTAAAAATGGAATGATGGAAGACGATGTCCAAGAATTTGGAGGTCGACTGATGAGTTGGCTGATTATGCATGTTGGAAAAGAAGATCAAAAGCTTGGCGATTTTATCAACCGGGAGGTGTAA
- a CDS encoding HAD family hydrolase, whose amino-acid sequence MIERQVKELLELLKTVVWKSCSLQWFFEYILIGKERKKKMKGATFDLDGTLLDSMPIWEKAGELFLAGIGKKAEPNLSAMLFSMSMKEGAVFLKERYNLTMEVDDIIAGVNHTIEEQYRRQILLKDGAASFLKKMQQAGIKMVVATACDRCVLEEALVRLQIMHYFETIFTCTEVGASKKSPHIYLKAAEYLDVLPKDIWVFEDALYAIETAKKAGFKTVGVFDPSNKKDKEKILHISDLYIESFFEVLTLPAIIKTKNG is encoded by the coding sequence ATGATTGAAAGGCAAGTAAAAGAGCTGCTAGAATTATTAAAAACCGTTGTATGGAAATCATGTTCCTTGCAATGGTTTTTTGAGTATATTCTTATTGGTAAAGAAAGGAAGAAAAAGATGAAAGGTGCTACTTTTGATTTAGACGGAACCTTACTAGATTCCATGCCTATATGGGAGAAAGCCGGCGAACTATTTTTAGCTGGTATTGGAAAAAAAGCAGAACCTAATCTGTCAGCAATGCTGTTTTCTATGAGCATGAAGGAAGGCGCTGTCTTCTTAAAGGAAAGATATAACCTAACAATGGAGGTAGATGACATTATAGCAGGTGTGAACCATACCATCGAAGAACAGTATCGACGGCAGATTTTGTTAAAAGACGGTGCGGCTTCTTTCCTGAAAAAAATGCAGCAGGCAGGAATTAAAATGGTAGTGGCGACAGCCTGTGATCGGTGCGTATTAGAAGAAGCACTGGTAAGGCTTCAGATAATGCATTACTTCGAAACCATTTTTACTTGCACAGAGGTGGGCGCCAGTAAAAAGAGCCCTCACATCTATTTGAAGGCCGCTGAATATCTGGATGTTTTACCGAAAGATATATGGGTGTTTGAAGATGCCTTGTATGCCATTGAAACGGCAAAAAAAGCTGGCTTCAAAACCGTTGGCGTATTTGATCCTTCTAATAAAAAAGACAAAGAAAAGATTCTTCACATCAGTGATCTGTATATCGAATCATTTTTCGAGGTTTTGACATTACCGGCAATTATAAAAACAAAAAATGGGTAA
- a CDS encoding chemotaxis protein CheX yields the protein MKADHLNPFIQAVNDVFTTMFDTQSEKKSVFIKEDMVSSNEANVLLNVTGDLEGTILFGFPKKMTFEMIRNMSGMEMTEINSFVASALGEVANIISGNAMTILHESDVVCDILPPKVMVGEYQTFSKKEEKIIALTMATDFGEFDLNLMLEEQNERKSK from the coding sequence ATGAAAGCAGACCACTTAAATCCATTTATACAGGCCGTCAATGACGTTTTTACAACCATGTTTGATACTCAGTCCGAAAAAAAGAGCGTTTTTATCAAAGAAGACATGGTTTCTAGCAACGAAGCCAATGTACTATTAAACGTCACTGGTGATTTAGAAGGAACCATTTTATTTGGATTTCCTAAAAAAATGACCTTTGAAATGATTCGAAACATGTCTGGGATGGAAATGACGGAAATTAACAGTTTTGTTGCTTCTGCACTGGGAGAGGTTGCTAATATTATTTCTGGAAATGCCATGACCATTTTGCATGAATCGGATGTTGTTTGTGATATACTGCCTCCCAAAGTGATGGTAGGAGAATACCAGACATTTTCTAAAAAGGAAGAGAAAATTATTGCTTTAACCATGGCCACAGATTTTGGCGAATTTGACCTAAATCTGATGCTGGAAGAACAAAATGAACGCAAATCCAAATAA
- a CDS encoding pirin family protein: MTALRPIEEKFVIEKEHWVGNGFLVRNYFPGGRNLLQRFSPFALMDYNVPKNFPPSKTSRGIGPHPHRGIETVTFAFEGAVEHHDNAGNHGIIYPGDVQWMTAGGGIMHKEYHEKAFLNRGGIFHMIQLWVNLPKKDKYVPGRYQDLPNTKLGKVELADGAGNVTVVSGEFDGVKGPAMTYSPMNIYWMDLTSGSEILFEEPGDYNTGMMITGGKAEINGADSEHKDFILFENQEGKIQIKAGKSGVKLMVLSGEPLKEPAVAGGPFVMNTQEELDQAFQDYREGNFGTENF, from the coding sequence ATGACAGCATTAAGACCGATTGAAGAAAAGTTTGTCATAGAAAAAGAACATTGGGTAGGAAATGGATTTTTGGTTAGAAACTACTTTCCGGGAGGCAGAAACCTGTTGCAACGATTCTCGCCTTTTGCACTGATGGACTACAACGTACCCAAAAACTTCCCTCCTTCAAAAACCTCCCGAGGGATTGGTCCTCACCCTCATCGAGGGATTGAAACCGTTACCTTTGCCTTTGAAGGGGCAGTAGAGCATCATGATAATGCCGGAAACCATGGCATCATCTATCCTGGCGATGTTCAATGGATGACGGCTGGCGGCGGCATTATGCACAAGGAATATCATGAAAAAGCATTTTTGAACCGGGGCGGCATTTTCCATATGATACAACTATGGGTAAACTTACCTAAAAAAGATAAATACGTACCAGGCAGGTATCAGGATTTACCAAACACAAAACTAGGAAAAGTGGAACTGGCAGATGGCGCAGGAAATGTTACCGTTGTATCAGGCGAGTTCGACGGAGTAAAAGGCCCTGCGATGACTTATTCACCCATGAATATTTACTGGATGGACCTAACCAGTGGAAGTGAGATTCTCTTTGAAGAGCCGGGAGACTATAACACGGGCATGATGATAACCGGAGGCAAGGCTGAAATAAATGGCGCCGACAGCGAACACAAAGATTTTATTCTTTTTGAAAACCAGGAAGGGAAAATTCAAATTAAAGCTGGGAAGTCCGGCGTGAAGCTGATGGTTCTTAGCGGAGAACCGCTAAAAGAGCCGGCTGTGGCAGGCGGCCCTTTTGTGATGAACACCCAAGAAGAACTGGATCAAGCTTTTCAGGATTATCGAGAAGGCAACTTTGGCACAGAAAATTTTTAA